The Agromyces sp. LHK192 genome includes a window with the following:
- the cydD gene encoding thiol reductant ABC exporter subunit CydD, giving the protein MRPLDPRLVRRSRAARRFLLIGAVLAIVQTGAIVVFAWSLAGLVTGLLGGGTAGLATDAALVAAAVVVRAVAAWGWDVASSAGAQRVKLEFRSDLLSALDGRPEGVPAFPTARIATLLGPGLDALDEYFGRYLPQLVLTVVATPVLIAVAWWADWLSGLTFLIVLPLIPVFMALIGMATQAVQRRQWDSLTMLSRAFLEVLGGLSTLMVFGRERRQVERIRATTEDYRRRTMRVLRVTFLSGFALELAASLSVALVAVSIGLRLVEGQLTLVVGLFVLILAPEVFLPLRNVGAAFHSAAGGVTASGVALDLLAAAGARPLDERSVDIGDRAGHGAGEGAGSGSRAATPAASASGLQARGLGVRRGGVLVIDGFDLDVGAGEVVALTGPSGSGKSSVIAAILGFTGADGTVAIDGVELAGHGAVAWAPQRAALQAGTVADNVRLGDADAPPHLASTALRLAAADEVPLDLVLGTDGRGLSGGQAQRVAVARAIHRLLARDLPLLILDEPTSALDADRETALGRGLQELAVQGRAVLIATHRAGLAASADRIVRVEPAPRAEEAAAEPIGVDGSSRRDGADHG; this is encoded by the coding sequence GTGAGACCGCTCGACCCGAGGCTGGTTCGCCGCTCACGCGCGGCCCGCCGATTCCTGCTGATCGGTGCGGTGCTGGCGATCGTGCAGACGGGGGCGATCGTGGTGTTCGCATGGTCGCTCGCGGGCCTCGTCACCGGACTCCTCGGAGGCGGCACTGCGGGGCTCGCAACCGATGCGGCCCTCGTCGCTGCGGCCGTGGTCGTGCGGGCGGTCGCCGCGTGGGGGTGGGACGTCGCGAGCTCGGCCGGTGCACAGCGGGTCAAGCTCGAGTTCCGGTCCGACCTGCTCTCCGCGCTCGACGGGCGGCCCGAGGGGGTGCCCGCGTTCCCGACCGCGCGGATCGCCACGCTGCTCGGGCCGGGACTCGACGCCCTCGACGAGTACTTCGGCAGGTACCTGCCGCAATTGGTGCTGACCGTGGTCGCCACGCCGGTGCTCATCGCCGTCGCCTGGTGGGCGGACTGGCTGTCGGGGCTCACCTTCCTCATCGTGCTGCCGCTCATCCCGGTGTTCATGGCACTCATCGGCATGGCCACGCAGGCGGTGCAGCGCCGCCAGTGGGACAGCCTCACGATGCTTTCGCGCGCGTTCCTCGAGGTGCTCGGCGGGCTCTCGACGCTGATGGTGTTCGGCCGTGAACGCCGGCAGGTGGAGCGGATCCGCGCGACGACCGAGGATTACCGCCGGCGGACGATGCGGGTGCTTCGCGTGACCTTCCTCTCGGGCTTCGCACTCGAATTGGCGGCGAGCCTCTCGGTCGCGCTCGTCGCCGTCTCGATCGGGCTGCGGCTGGTCGAAGGCCAACTGACCCTGGTGGTGGGCCTGTTCGTGCTGATCCTCGCGCCCGAGGTGTTCCTGCCCCTGCGCAACGTCGGCGCCGCCTTCCATTCCGCCGCGGGTGGCGTGACCGCGTCGGGTGTTGCCCTCGACCTGCTGGCGGCCGCCGGGGCACGCCCGCTCGACGAACGGTCGGTCGACATCGGGGATCGGGCGGGTCACGGTGCAGGGGAGGGCGCTGGATCGGGTTCGCGGGCCGCCACGCCCGCCGCCTCGGCGTCCGGATTGCAGGCCCGCGGGCTCGGCGTGCGGCGCGGCGGCGTGCTCGTCATCGACGGATTCGACCTCGACGTGGGCGCGGGTGAGGTCGTTGCGCTCACCGGGCCGAGCGGTTCCGGGAAGTCGAGCGTGATCGCAGCGATCCTCGGCTTCACCGGCGCCGACGGAACCGTCGCGATCGACGGCGTCGAGCTCGCCGGGCACGGCGCGGTCGCCTGGGCGCCGCAGCGCGCGGCGCTGCAGGCGGGCACCGTGGCCGACAACGTGCGTCTCGGCGACGCGGATGCCCCGCCGCACCTCGCGTCGACCGCACTGCGACTCGCCGCGGCCGACGAGGTGCCCCTCGACCTCGTCCTCGGCACCGACGGGCGCGGACTCTCGGGCGGCCAGGCGCAACGCGTCGCCGTGGCGCGGGCGATCCACCGGTTGCTGGCACGGGATCTGCCGCTCCTCATCCTCGATGAGCCGACCTCGGCGCTCGATGCCGATCGCGAGACGGCGCTCGGCCGAGGGCTGCAGGAACTCGCCGTCCAGGGACGCGCAGTGCTGATCGCGACCCATCGTGCGGGGCTCGCGGCATCCGCTGATCGGATCGTGCGCGTCGAACCCGCCCCTCGGGCCGAGGAGGCAGCCGCCGAGCCCATCGGCGTCGACGGGTCGTCGCGCAGGGATGGAGCCGACCATGGCTGA